In one window of Mytilus galloprovincialis chromosome 6, xbMytGall1.hap1.1, whole genome shotgun sequence DNA:
- the LOC143080999 gene encoding zinc finger protein 862-like, giving the protein MNMISTNKKGVKRKADDGIRSFFRPMTSNEKENTPPSTSSVVYIAEAIASPNPKRAKVSAIDNNKHRVSGFNDKWLTEFSWLRNVEGGMKCNLCTKHQRRPKKCVPGKAAWVDLPCLWMVRESILRHGRSETHKEAVAFEGARVLANTSLATAVEKEVTLNEMAMESAMKCLYWLCKRELPHTTNYVPLMNLCKDLGVDVLNALMVGENAKYTSERFIQEALLSFKYIVQTPLICDLKNSPFYTVMVDGTTDVAVKKELILYVRFLKNGKSSTHFLKMIELFDGKAATIKSAIVQTLEEIDVPLENMCALGSDGASVMLGRKGGVAALLKESVPTLIANHCVAHRLALASSQAAAAVAYLKKFKAIVEQLYRFYQYSAVRMAALHHIQEILQEPVIKITEAKAVRWLSHDKAVQSIRRCFPSIITSLEREAKERGDAQALGLATFVQKFDFIATLYMVCDLLPPLSQLSKALQRKDGDYTVVRPLVTGTIKTIQSFKERHGEHYASVGKVIDDLIKENFKVKSPTEEEFDKFERQVYFPYIDHVVENLEKRFPDLPLLESFSVFDPNSVPEDPEEAEGYGREQIGILSDHFKIDLVPLSQEWRLLKNTINTDDSLKSLSASLIMQQLAGKLVAGFPLLSSLSAVGLLLPTSTADCERGFSTLKRIKTELRNRLSNKITNCLVTISLEGEESTEIDISEAVQHWKTQKNRRIFS; this is encoded by the exons atgaaCATGATATCTACTAATAAGAAAGGGGTTAAGAGAAAGGCAGATGATGGAATTAGAAGTTTTTTCAGACCAATGACTTCTAATGAAAAGGAGAATACACCTCCGTCTACATCGTCAGTTGTATATATAGCAGAGGCTATTGCTTCTCCTAATCCAAAGCGGGCTAAAGTTTCAGCAATAGATAACAACAAGCACCGTGTTTCTGGTTTCAATGACAAGTGGCTGACTGAATTTTCGTGGCTTAGGAATGTTGAAGGGG gAATGAAATGTAACTTGTGTACAAAACATCAAAGGAGACCCAAAAAGTGTGTACCAGGGAAAGCTGCATGGGTTGATTTGCCTTGCTTATGGATGGTACGTGAAAGTATTCTGAGACATGGGCGCAGTGAGACACATAAAGAGGCTGTTGCTTTTGAAGGGGCAAGAGTTCTTGCTAACACCAGTCTTGCCACAGCAGTTGAGAAGGAAGTCACATTAAATGAGATGGCAATGGAATCAGCAATGAAGTGCTTGTATTGGCTGTGCAAAAGGGAACTTCCACACACAACCAACTATGTTCCTTTGATGAACCTTT GCAAAGACCTTGGTGTTGATGTTCTGAATGCCTTGATGGTTGGAGAGAATGCAAAATACACTTCTGAAAGATTTATCCAGGAAGCTTTGctgtcatttaaatatattgtacaGACTCCACTTATCTGTGACCTGAAAAATTCACCCTTCTATACTGTAATGGTTGATGGAACTACTGATGTAGCTGTTAAGAAGGAGTTGATTCTCTATGTGag aTTTCTTAAAAATGGCAAAAGTTCaactcattttttaaaaatgattgaaCTTTTTGATGGGAAAGCAGCAACTATCAAGAGTGCCATAGTCCAAACTCTGGAAGAGATTGACGTGCCATTGGAGAATATGTGTGCATTAGGAAGTGATGGGGCATCTGTCATGCTTGGTAGAAAAGGAGGTGTTGCAGCATTGCTGAAGGAGTCTGTTCCAACCTTGATTGCAAACCACTGTGTTGCCCATAGGTTGGCTTTAGCAAGCTCCCAAGCTGCTGCGGCTGTCGCTTATCTGAAGAAGTTTAAGGCTATTGTGGAACAGCTGTACAGATTCTACCAGTACAGTGCAGTCAGAATGGCAGCACTTCATCACATTCAG GAAATTCTCCAGGAGCCAGTTATCAAAATTACAGAGGCAAAAGCTGTTAGGTGGCTTTCCCATGACAAAGCTGTCCAATCTATAAGGAGATGCTTTCCTTCAATCATCACAAGTTTGGAGAGAGAAGCCAAGGAGAGAGGAGATGCCCAAGCACTAGGCCTGGCCACATTTGTACAGAAGTTTGACTTCATTGCAACTTTGTACATGGTGTGTGATTTGTTGCCACCACTATCACAACTGTCAAAAGCCTTGCAG AGAAAAGATGGAGACTACACAGTAGTAAGACCTCTTGTGACTGGAACTATAAAGACCATCCAATCATTTAAAGAAAGGCATGGGGAACATTATGCTTCAGTGGGGAAAGTGATAGATGATTTAATCAAAGAAAACTTCAAAGTCAAGAGTCCAACAGAGGAGgaatttgataaatttgaaaGACAG GTCTACTTTCCATACATTGACCATGTGGTGGAGAATTTGGAGAAGAGGTTTCCAGATTTACCTCTGTTGGAAAGCTTTTCTGTGTTTGACCCCAACAGTGTTCCAGAAGATCCAGAAGAAGCTGAGGGTTATGGCAGGGAGCAAATAGGG ATCCTTTCAGACCACTTCAAAATTGATCTGGTGCCATTAAGTCAGGAGTGGAGGCTACTAAAGAATACAATTAACACTGATGACAGCCTCAAGTCTCTATCTGCTAGTTTGATCATGCAGCAATTGGCTGGCAAGTTAGTAGCAGGTTTTCCTCTGTTGTCAAGCCTATCAGCTGTTGGCTTATTATTGCCTACATCTACTGCAG attGTGAAAGGGGATTTTCAACCCTAAAGAGGATCAAGACAGAGTTGAGGAACAGGCTATCAAATAAGATAACAAACTGTCTTGTGACTATATCCCTAGAAGGAGAAGAGAGTACAGAGATAGATATTTCTGAAGCTGTTCAGCACTGGAAGACCCAAAAGAACAGGAGGATCTTTTCTTGa